A genomic region of Thalassoglobus sp. JC818 contains the following coding sequences:
- a CDS encoding DUF1553 domain-containing protein — translation MLRISTVLRSILPLVAVMISTATGQEIDFTRDIRPILSGRCYACHGPDPETREAGLRLDQEEASQQTLDSGEAAIVPHDWSKSELIVRVTTSDDYSRMPPPEHGAALTAKEIDLIKRWIEQGANYARHWSFDPPQRPDLPDVGNSNWPLNPIDNFVLDRLDQEGLKPSPMADRSTLIRRVSLDLTGLPPTPGEVESFVNDNSPDAYERLVERLLSSPRFGERWGRIWLDLARYADSAGYADDPPREIWKYRDWVINAINDGMPFDQFTIEQIAGDLLPDPTDNQLIATAFHRNTMTNSEGGTDDEEFRSAAIVDRVNTTMQTWMGLTMGCAQCHTHKYDPITQTEYYQVYAIFNQTEDADRRDEAPVLKTWTPELLVKKQRLEERIRSLQKQLDESASPGNSELVGAGTPTGPVVARYVRIELPEEDQILSLAEVQVFSGDENLALNKPATQSSTAYDGPPELAVDGNTSGEFFEQKSTTHTEKENSPWWMVDLQRDAEISLIKVWNRNDSPTIFQRLNGFRVVLLDQEKKPVWAKTVSKAAEFDSTIQVPQTETAFSNDEVRELITVLQQHSPRIKALQKEIDQLKKQQANLSPINTPIMRELPAEKQRTTHIQIRGNFLDLGDEVQAGVLNEFHPIEVDTPNRLEFARWLMSPDNPLTARVLANRHWEVLFGRGLVETSEDFGMQGELPSHPELLDWLATRFIESGWSQKDLIRLIVISATYRQSSDTTPEIIERDPANRLLTRGPRFRLSAELIRDQALSLSGLLSDKMLGASVNPPRPKLGLKAAFGGSTDWETSTGEDKFRRGIYTTWRRSIPYPSMDAFDAPSREICTVRRIRTNTPLQALVTLNDPVYVEAAQALAGRILTEGGDELEKRLTYGFQLCTSRSPNPSELEVLTRTFQLVQSQFESKEQEAAKLRAIPEIAESDVSFAEQASWTTLSNVLLNLDETLTRR, via the coding sequence ATGCTTCGTATCTCGACGGTCCTCAGAAGTATTCTTCCGCTCGTCGCTGTCATGATTTCGACAGCGACGGGACAGGAAATCGATTTCACGAGAGACATTCGTCCAATCCTTTCAGGGAGATGCTATGCCTGTCATGGTCCCGATCCGGAAACTCGTGAAGCTGGCCTGAGACTCGATCAGGAAGAGGCATCACAACAGACTCTCGACAGCGGCGAAGCAGCGATCGTTCCCCATGACTGGAGCAAGAGCGAACTCATCGTTCGCGTGACCACGTCAGACGACTACTCACGGATGCCTCCGCCGGAGCACGGAGCTGCGCTGACAGCAAAAGAGATTGACCTGATCAAACGATGGATTGAACAGGGAGCAAATTACGCTCGCCATTGGTCATTCGATCCCCCTCAACGCCCCGACCTCCCGGATGTGGGCAACTCCAACTGGCCGCTGAATCCGATCGACAATTTCGTTCTGGACCGATTGGATCAAGAAGGGCTCAAGCCATCTCCGATGGCCGACCGCAGCACACTCATTCGCAGAGTCTCTCTCGATCTGACAGGACTTCCCCCAACCCCCGGAGAAGTCGAAAGCTTCGTCAATGACAATTCCCCCGACGCTTACGAACGCCTCGTCGAGCGACTACTCAGCTCGCCACGATTCGGCGAACGTTGGGGGCGGATCTGGCTCGACCTTGCTCGCTATGCAGACTCGGCTGGGTACGCTGATGATCCTCCGCGAGAGATCTGGAAGTACCGCGACTGGGTCATTAACGCGATCAACGACGGAATGCCCTTCGACCAGTTCACGATTGAACAAATCGCCGGCGACCTTCTTCCCGATCCGACAGACAATCAGTTAATCGCAACCGCGTTTCATCGGAACACGATGACCAACAGCGAAGGAGGAACCGATGACGAAGAGTTTCGCAGTGCTGCGATCGTTGATCGTGTGAATACAACCATGCAAACCTGGATGGGTTTGACGATGGGATGTGCGCAATGCCACACGCACAAATACGATCCGATCACCCAGACGGAATACTATCAGGTGTACGCCATCTTCAATCAAACTGAAGATGCCGATCGGCGTGATGAAGCCCCTGTCCTTAAAACCTGGACACCTGAACTCCTCGTCAAAAAACAGCGGCTCGAAGAACGAATCCGCTCGTTGCAGAAACAACTCGATGAAAGTGCCAGCCCCGGTAACTCCGAACTCGTTGGCGCGGGTACTCCAACAGGCCCTGTGGTTGCACGGTATGTCAGAATCGAACTTCCCGAAGAAGACCAGATACTTTCGCTGGCGGAAGTTCAAGTCTTTTCCGGTGATGAAAACCTGGCACTCAACAAACCCGCAACGCAAAGCTCCACAGCTTATGACGGCCCGCCTGAGTTGGCAGTTGACGGGAATACTTCGGGAGAGTTCTTCGAGCAAAAATCCACGACACACACCGAAAAGGAAAACTCGCCGTGGTGGATGGTCGACCTGCAACGCGATGCAGAGATTAGCCTCATCAAAGTCTGGAATCGAAACGATAGTCCAACGATCTTCCAAAGACTCAACGGTTTTCGTGTCGTGCTCCTTGATCAGGAGAAAAAACCGGTTTGGGCGAAGACTGTTTCAAAAGCTGCCGAGTTCGACTCGACAATCCAAGTTCCTCAAACCGAAACTGCCTTTTCGAACGACGAAGTTCGCGAACTCATCACAGTCCTGCAGCAGCACTCACCGCGCATCAAAGCGTTGCAGAAAGAGATCGATCAACTCAAAAAGCAACAGGCAAACCTGTCGCCGATCAACACTCCGATCATGCGTGAACTCCCCGCTGAGAAACAGCGGACAACGCACATTCAAATTCGCGGCAACTTTCTCGACCTTGGCGATGAAGTTCAGGCTGGTGTCTTGAACGAGTTCCATCCGATCGAAGTTGACACTCCCAATCGACTCGAATTCGCCCGCTGGTTGATGTCTCCCGACAATCCGCTGACTGCACGAGTTCTGGCCAATCGCCACTGGGAAGTTCTCTTCGGACGAGGCCTCGTGGAAACCAGTGAAGACTTTGGAATGCAGGGAGAGCTTCCCAGCCACCCCGAATTGCTCGACTGGCTGGCGACCCGTTTCATCGAATCGGGCTGGAGCCAGAAAGACCTGATTCGTTTAATTGTGATATCGGCCACTTACCGACAGTCCTCCGACACCACTCCTGAGATCATCGAGCGAGATCCCGCGAACCGACTACTTACCCGAGGACCACGGTTCCGCCTCTCCGCTGAACTCATTCGCGATCAGGCCCTCTCTCTTTCAGGTTTGCTCAGCGACAAAATGCTTGGAGCGTCGGTCAATCCTCCTCGTCCGAAACTCGGCCTTAAGGCAGCTTTTGGAGGCTCAACCGACTGGGAAACCAGCACCGGAGAAGACAAGTTCCGTCGAGGGATCTACACCACCTGGAGAAGGTCGATTCCATATCCCTCGATGGACGCATTCGATGCTCCGAGTCGGGAAATCTGCACCGTTCGGCGAATCCGAACAAACACCCCACTGCAGGCCCTCGTCACTCTCAATGACCCGGTCTATGTCGAAGCTGCGCAAGCTCTGGCAGGTCGAATCCTCACCGAAGGCGGAGATGAGCTTGAAAAACGCCTCACGTACGGGTTCCAACTCTGTACGTCCCGATCCCCGAATCCCTCTGAGCTGGAAGTTCTGACGAGAACATTTCAACTCGTGCAATCTCAGTTCGAATCGAAAGAGCAAGAGGCTGCCAAGCTGCGAGCCATCCCAGAGATCGCCGAAAGCGATGTCTCATTCGCCGAGCAGGCGAGCTGGACGACCTTGTCAAATGTTTTACTGAATCTTGACGAAACCTTAACGCGTCGGTGA
- a CDS encoding enoyl-CoA hydratase → MNSEAVNESELIRTDVDGVSTLQLNRPNRRHALSLSLLSELETTLLSLKDDRSIRVVIIASAGPVFSSGHDLGEMQQRTEEEYSTLFATCARVMMAIRSMPQPVIARVQGFATAAGCQLVAACDLAVAVETAQFATPGVKIGLFCTTPMVPLVRNIAPKIAMEMLLTGQPISAKRALEAGLVNRVVSEEELDSTVKELTTAIVASSRRTLALGKEEFYTQLEMTEEEAYARAVTVMTKNVLEHDAQEGMAAFLQKRPPVWSE, encoded by the coding sequence ATGAATTCAGAAGCTGTCAACGAGTCCGAACTGATCCGAACCGATGTCGACGGAGTGTCGACACTTCAACTCAATCGTCCCAATCGTCGACATGCTTTGTCGTTGTCATTGTTGTCCGAACTTGAAACGACACTCCTTTCACTCAAGGACGACCGCTCAATTCGCGTCGTCATCATCGCATCCGCCGGGCCGGTCTTTTCGTCCGGCCATGATCTCGGAGAGATGCAGCAACGAACTGAAGAGGAGTACTCCACTCTGTTCGCCACCTGCGCACGAGTGATGATGGCCATTCGCTCGATGCCTCAACCCGTCATCGCCAGAGTTCAGGGTTTTGCAACTGCTGCTGGATGCCAGCTTGTTGCTGCATGTGATCTGGCTGTTGCCGTCGAGACAGCTCAGTTCGCAACTCCCGGAGTCAAAATCGGGTTGTTCTGTACCACTCCCATGGTTCCACTCGTCCGCAACATCGCTCCCAAGATTGCGATGGAAATGCTGCTCACCGGTCAGCCGATTTCCGCAAAGCGGGCACTCGAAGCGGGTCTCGTCAATCGTGTCGTTTCAGAAGAGGAACTCGATTCCACAGTCAAAGAACTGACGACTGCCATCGTCGCTTCAAGTCGACGCACACTCGCCCTCGGCAAAGAAGAGTTCTATACGCAACTTGAGATGACCGAAGAGGAAGCTTACGCACGAGCCGTTACCGTAATGACGAAAAATGTTCTCGAACACGATGCTCAGGAAGGCATGGCTGCGTTCCTGCAAAAGCGGCCTCCCGTCTGGAGCGAGTAA
- a CDS encoding aldehyde dehydrogenase family protein: protein MSTATTSPSVIAAPTVRQTQMLIDGQWCDSTSGKTFATYHPATEEKIADVALANADDVDRAVKAARRAFESGDWPAMDARDRGRLLNRLADLIEENADELAALETLDNGKPIRDARAADIPLVIDCLRYYAGWADKITGETIPIRGNYFCYSRREPLGVCGQIIPWNFPALMVAWKWGPALAAGCTIVMKPAEQTPLSCLRLAELATEAGFPPGVINIVPGFGETGAAIVRHPDVDKIAFTGSTETAQRIMSDAAQTLKRLTFELGGKSPNIIFGDSDLDAAIEGAEFGLFFNQGQCCCAGSRVFVEQSVHEEFIERVVSRAQERRLGNPFDENTTQGPQIDIDQFRKIMHYIERGKHSKATCVTGGEREGTQGFYVQPTIFDNVTDDMDIATDEIFGPVMSVLPFRDIDEVIERSNKTYYGLAAAVWTKDVAKAHHIANSVKAGTVWINCYDVFDAAAPFGGFKMSGIGRELGAAALANYTEHKTVTMNLNS from the coding sequence ATGTCAACCGCCACAACTTCGCCTAGTGTGATCGCTGCCCCGACAGTCCGCCAGACTCAGATGCTGATCGACGGCCAGTGGTGTGACTCCACGAGTGGCAAGACCTTCGCCACCTATCATCCAGCGACGGAAGAGAAAATCGCCGACGTTGCTCTCGCGAATGCGGACGATGTTGATCGTGCAGTCAAAGCTGCACGTCGGGCATTCGAGTCAGGCGACTGGCCAGCAATGGATGCCCGTGATCGCGGTCGACTTCTGAATCGCCTGGCTGACTTGATTGAAGAGAACGCGGATGAACTCGCTGCGCTGGAGACACTCGACAACGGAAAACCAATTCGAGACGCTCGCGCAGCTGACATCCCACTGGTGATTGATTGCCTTCGATATTACGCCGGCTGGGCAGACAAGATCACCGGCGAAACGATTCCCATTCGGGGCAATTACTTTTGCTATTCGCGTCGTGAACCCTTGGGAGTGTGCGGACAAATCATCCCCTGGAATTTCCCTGCGCTGATGGTCGCCTGGAAATGGGGACCAGCACTCGCTGCCGGATGCACGATCGTCATGAAGCCGGCTGAGCAAACTCCTCTCTCCTGCCTGCGACTCGCCGAACTGGCAACCGAAGCAGGCTTCCCACCCGGTGTGATTAACATCGTTCCAGGATTTGGAGAAACTGGAGCTGCAATTGTTCGTCACCCCGATGTCGACAAAATCGCATTCACGGGATCAACGGAAACCGCACAACGAATCATGTCCGATGCAGCTCAAACGCTGAAACGTCTGACATTTGAACTCGGTGGCAAGTCACCGAACATCATCTTCGGTGACTCAGATCTCGATGCCGCAATCGAAGGAGCGGAGTTTGGACTGTTCTTCAATCAGGGTCAGTGCTGTTGTGCGGGTAGCCGTGTTTTCGTCGAGCAATCTGTGCATGAAGAGTTCATCGAGAGAGTCGTCAGCCGCGCCCAAGAGAGACGACTTGGCAATCCGTTCGATGAAAACACGACACAGGGCCCGCAAATCGACATCGATCAATTCCGGAAGATCATGCACTACATCGAACGTGGCAAACATTCCAAAGCCACGTGTGTGACCGGTGGCGAGCGCGAAGGCACGCAAGGCTTCTACGTTCAACCAACGATCTTCGACAACGTCACCGATGACATGGACATCGCAACGGACGAGATCTTCGGACCCGTCATGAGCGTGCTTCCGTTCCGTGATATCGACGAAGTGATTGAACGGTCGAACAAGACCTACTACGGACTCGCAGCTGCAGTCTGGACGAAAGATGTCGCAAAAGCTCACCACATCGCCAACTCCGTCAAAGCGGGAACCGTGTGGATCAACTGCTATGACGTCTTCGATGCAGCTGCCCCATTTGGCGGGTTCAAGATGTCTGGAATCGGACGAGAACTCGGAGCTGCTGCGCTCGCAAACTACACGGAACACAAGACCGTGACGATGAATCTCAACTCGTAA
- a CDS encoding MATE family efflux transporter: MSRARLTPTHADLMTGPLRTTVFFLALPVLGEQVLNFLVGFYDVYLAGNLTSDIRTDATAAVGVAAYVGWLASLIFSLVATGTTALISRAWGADERDEANVVANRSLALSLVSGLFFMGVILLAAPTLVTLMGLDGQAAQIAVRYLRVDAIGLLFSSFSLVLAAALRGCGDMKTPMWVFGSVSILNVIVSTALVHGIGPIEPWGVDGIVAGTVVARVCGGLLILAIFIMGFSGLSLVPADLSLRGETVRKILAIGVPSGMEGIVMWVGHCIFLRVISGLGKAEFAAHIIGVRVEAITYLPAVAYGAAAATMVGQSLGAGNKERAVRAGHEAAMQCTLLGVLITAWFVFGADWIYNQMNRDEAVRAVGIPAFRVVGLFQIPLILSIVYFAAIRGAGETKFPLYVAMFTTYLIRIPLGYIFGVTLEMGLMGAWVGMNADMFARGVIATWRFWSRRWLRVRL, encoded by the coding sequence ATGTCTCGCGCTCGACTCACTCCGACTCATGCTGACCTGATGACAGGTCCTCTTCGTACAACTGTTTTCTTCCTGGCGCTTCCGGTGCTTGGGGAACAGGTGCTCAATTTTCTCGTTGGGTTCTACGACGTCTATCTGGCAGGTAACCTGACGAGTGATATTCGGACCGATGCCACTGCGGCCGTTGGTGTCGCTGCGTATGTCGGCTGGTTGGCGTCGCTAATCTTTTCACTCGTGGCGACGGGAACGACAGCGCTGATATCCCGGGCATGGGGTGCAGATGAGCGAGATGAGGCAAACGTTGTCGCAAATCGTTCACTGGCACTCTCTCTCGTTTCCGGACTGTTCTTTATGGGGGTGATTCTCCTCGCTGCGCCGACGCTTGTGACGCTGATGGGGCTTGATGGGCAAGCCGCTCAAATCGCTGTGCGGTATCTTCGCGTTGATGCCATCGGCTTGTTGTTTTCGAGTTTCAGCCTGGTGCTGGCCGCTGCTCTTCGAGGTTGCGGTGATATGAAGACGCCGATGTGGGTGTTCGGTTCCGTAAGTATTCTGAATGTGATCGTGTCGACCGCGCTTGTTCATGGAATCGGGCCGATTGAACCATGGGGAGTGGATGGAATTGTCGCTGGTACTGTTGTGGCGAGAGTGTGCGGAGGGCTGTTAATACTCGCCATTTTTATCATGGGGTTCAGCGGCTTATCGCTGGTGCCTGCGGATCTCAGCCTGCGAGGAGAAACCGTTCGGAAAATTCTGGCGATAGGCGTTCCTTCCGGGATGGAAGGGATCGTCATGTGGGTCGGGCACTGCATCTTTTTGCGTGTGATTTCTGGACTCGGTAAAGCAGAGTTCGCTGCCCATATCATCGGAGTGAGAGTCGAAGCAATTACTTATCTACCAGCCGTTGCGTACGGAGCGGCCGCAGCGACGATGGTTGGTCAGTCGCTAGGGGCAGGAAACAAAGAACGTGCGGTTCGCGCCGGACACGAAGCAGCCATGCAGTGTACGCTCCTCGGAGTATTGATCACCGCCTGGTTCGTGTTCGGTGCGGATTGGATCTACAACCAAATGAACCGGGACGAAGCTGTCCGTGCTGTGGGAATTCCTGCGTTTCGAGTCGTTGGCCTGTTTCAGATTCCGTTGATTCTTTCAATCGTTTACTTCGCTGCGATCCGCGGTGCAGGAGAGACAAAATTTCCCCTGTATGTGGCCATGTTCACGACTTATCTGATCCGCATTCCGTTGGGATACATTTTCGGAGTCACGCTGGAGATGGGGTTGATGGGCGCTTGGGTCGGGATGAACGCCGACATGTTTGCACGAGGAGTGATCGCGACTTGGCGATTCTGGTCGCGTCGATGGTTGCGCGTCCGTTTGTAG
- a CDS encoding PVC-type heme-binding CxxCH protein, with product MTMRQSIVCVSLLFTSLSAAYAQRDLKEIPSPDPELERETFILPEGFEVNLFAADPAIAKPIQMNFDPQGRLWIASSETYPHIEPGAVANDKILYLQDVDGDGVSDRTEIFADGLLIPTGVIPGDGGVYVGASTELLHFKDTDGDGKADEKRIVLSGFGTEDTHHILHTLRYGPESLLYFNQSIYIHSHIETPWGIRRLNAGGIWRFRPETLELEVFARGLVNQWGTDFDQYGQTFATDGAGGEGINYIVPGASYVTAFGANRILHGLNPGSPKHCGLEIVETPDLPEDWQGSLITNDFRGHRVCRFVLTESGSGYRSQEQQEVIKSDHVAFRPVDVKQGPDGSIYIADWYNPIIQHGEVDFRDPRRDHTHGRIWRVTYTGNKTNPPLDIGSLDVDQLLELVATSNRYYRQQAKVVLKEQGESILPTVKQWATSVKDNQQDRLLLEGLWIFQSLGQLEHDLLNRCLNSDNHSVRAAATRVVGQMVSKIDAPLQILSERILDSHPQVRLEAICALSHVTDPSAVEVALQALTLDVDENIDYALWMTCRDLEPYWAPALARGELSLDAPPQALPFLLRATNNNTGVATLVTRLKDGTLTADSLDDALKVLADLGTKEHLGEVYDLVLAEQTPLKLRADLLNTLTEAARQRNQVANRPHDPLSDLLNEENPAFRVALIRYVGASKATELRSAIEELIAKENASLGERIEAIHSFGQFSDAASASRLTQVAKSQMPPEIRRAALIELLRFRPQQAPALIADFLQTAPPQVIEPLFYAIIQRKGAEAAVAAAMKDLSYPKDVAVIGSRVLGSSGQQDSELAKVLRQSGQLADEPVQLSSEEMQHLVAQIQANGNPARGEEIFRRADLNCLKCHAIGPAGGQIGSNLVSLGATAQLDYVVESLLDPNAKVKEGYHTVVVATDEGKVYSGIQTRESDDSLYLRDAEGREHVVIKDEIVQQKQGLSLMPAGLTSSITNNELLDLCAFLSSLGRTPEFTIGTKPVVRNWETIEATNEAAYQLRRTSYADTATDNDAFQWKTVYSYVDGRLNLNDLPEVFVRNRSAPGNRGMSFVRVKFESTDGIVGFDLQDSTGLQIWLDGQPIESAKRIQAETSAGPHQLTIAVDRAVRTSPILLSPVNGDDFAIIDLPAQN from the coding sequence ATGACTATGCGGCAATCGATTGTCTGCGTTTCTCTTCTCTTCACTTCCCTTTCAGCAGCGTACGCACAACGCGACCTGAAAGAGATCCCCTCACCTGATCCAGAGTTGGAACGGGAAACGTTCATTCTCCCTGAGGGATTTGAAGTCAATCTGTTTGCGGCAGACCCCGCGATTGCCAAACCGATTCAGATGAACTTCGATCCGCAAGGACGCCTGTGGATTGCAAGTTCCGAAACTTATCCGCACATCGAACCCGGTGCGGTTGCCAACGACAAGATCCTGTATCTGCAAGATGTCGATGGCGACGGAGTCAGTGATCGAACGGAAATCTTCGCCGACGGTCTTCTGATTCCGACAGGAGTCATTCCCGGAGACGGAGGTGTTTACGTCGGAGCCAGTACTGAGCTTCTGCACTTCAAAGATACCGATGGCGACGGCAAAGCCGACGAAAAAAGAATCGTCCTGTCTGGCTTCGGGACCGAGGACACGCACCACATCCTCCACACCCTGCGATACGGCCCCGAATCACTTCTCTACTTCAATCAGTCAATCTACATCCACAGCCACATCGAAACTCCCTGGGGAATCAGGAGATTGAACGCCGGAGGAATCTGGCGATTCCGACCTGAAACGCTGGAACTCGAAGTGTTCGCGCGTGGACTCGTCAACCAATGGGGAACCGATTTCGACCAGTACGGCCAGACGTTCGCAACAGACGGAGCCGGTGGCGAGGGAATCAATTACATCGTCCCCGGTGCTTCTTACGTCACAGCCTTCGGAGCGAATCGAATTCTCCACGGCCTCAACCCCGGCAGCCCGAAGCATTGTGGACTCGAAATTGTTGAGACACCAGATCTGCCGGAAGACTGGCAGGGAAGTCTGATTACCAACGACTTCCGCGGACACCGTGTCTGTCGATTCGTCCTCACCGAAAGCGGATCGGGATACCGATCTCAGGAACAACAGGAGGTCATTAAGTCCGATCACGTCGCGTTCCGACCCGTTGATGTCAAACAAGGCCCCGATGGATCGATCTACATTGCCGATTGGTACAACCCGATCATTCAACACGGTGAGGTCGACTTCCGAGATCCCCGCCGAGATCACACTCACGGTCGCATCTGGCGAGTGACCTACACAGGAAACAAAACCAATCCACCGCTTGATATTGGATCACTCGACGTTGACCAACTCCTCGAACTCGTGGCCACTTCGAATCGATACTACCGGCAGCAGGCCAAAGTCGTGCTCAAGGAACAAGGGGAAAGCATCCTCCCGACTGTCAAGCAATGGGCGACGTCTGTTAAAGACAACCAACAGGATCGCCTGCTTCTCGAAGGGCTCTGGATTTTCCAATCCCTGGGTCAGCTCGAACATGACCTTTTGAATCGATGCCTCAACTCGGACAATCACAGTGTTCGGGCAGCTGCGACGCGAGTCGTTGGACAAATGGTTTCAAAAATTGACGCCCCGCTCCAGATTCTCTCGGAACGCATTCTCGACTCCCATCCTCAGGTTCGCCTCGAGGCAATCTGTGCTCTGTCGCACGTTACAGATCCCTCTGCGGTGGAAGTCGCTCTGCAAGCTTTGACACTCGATGTCGACGAAAACATCGACTACGCGTTGTGGATGACTTGTCGAGACCTCGAACCTTACTGGGCTCCGGCTCTCGCTCGTGGAGAGCTTTCGCTCGATGCCCCTCCTCAAGCACTTCCGTTCCTGTTGCGAGCAACCAACAACAACACCGGAGTCGCCACGCTTGTCACTCGACTGAAGGACGGCACCCTGACTGCCGATTCGCTGGACGATGCTCTGAAAGTCCTCGCGGATCTTGGAACAAAGGAACATCTCGGCGAGGTTTACGATCTGGTACTCGCTGAGCAAACTCCGTTGAAGCTTCGAGCTGATCTTCTCAACACGCTGACAGAAGCGGCGAGACAACGAAATCAAGTTGCCAACCGACCGCACGACCCTCTTTCAGATCTATTGAATGAAGAGAATCCGGCATTTCGCGTGGCCCTCATTCGGTACGTAGGAGCTTCCAAAGCAACGGAGCTGAGATCAGCCATCGAAGAGCTGATCGCAAAGGAAAACGCGTCTCTCGGAGAACGCATCGAAGCTATCCATTCCTTCGGTCAGTTTTCCGACGCAGCTTCTGCATCTCGGCTGACGCAGGTCGCAAAGTCCCAGATGCCTCCGGAAATTCGCCGTGCTGCGCTCATCGAGTTACTTCGCTTCCGACCGCAACAGGCTCCTGCACTCATCGCCGATTTTCTGCAAACTGCTCCGCCGCAAGTCATCGAACCGCTCTTCTATGCCATCATTCAACGCAAGGGAGCAGAAGCCGCCGTCGCTGCTGCGATGAAAGACCTGTCTTACCCGAAAGACGTGGCTGTGATCGGATCACGCGTCCTAGGATCATCTGGCCAACAGGATTCCGAACTCGCCAAAGTCCTTCGTCAATCCGGACAACTGGCGGACGAGCCCGTTCAGCTCAGCTCTGAAGAAATGCAGCACCTCGTGGCCCAAATTCAAGCCAATGGGAATCCGGCACGCGGTGAAGAAATCTTCCGTCGCGCAGACCTCAACTGTCTGAAATGTCACGCGATTGGACCGGCAGGCGGCCAGATTGGATCGAACCTTGTCAGTCTCGGAGCGACGGCACAATTGGACTACGTCGTTGAGTCACTTCTCGATCCCAACGCCAAAGTGAAAGAAGGCTATCACACCGTGGTCGTTGCGACAGACGAAGGAAAAGTCTACTCGGGAATTCAAACCCGAGAGTCTGATGATTCACTGTATCTCCGCGATGCGGAAGGCCGCGAACACGTCGTCATCAAAGACGAAATCGTTCAACAGAAACAGGGGCTTTCCCTGATGCCCGCCGGTCTGACATCTTCAATTACAAACAACGAACTTTTGGATCTGTGTGCGTTTCTTTCATCGCTGGGACGAACTCCCGAGTTCACAATTGGAACCAAACCCGTCGTCCGAAACTGGGAGACAATCGAAGCCACGAATGAAGCAGCGTATCAATTGCGACGAACGAGCTACGCCGACACAGCCACAGACAACGACGCATTTCAATGGAAAACCGTTTACAGCTACGTTGACGGTCGACTGAATTTGAATGACCTCCCCGAAGTTTTCGTCCGCAATCGCTCTGCCCCCGGAAATCGCGGAATGAGTTTCGTTCGAGTGAAATTCGAATCGACTGACGGAATCGTCGGTTTCGATCTGCAAGATTCAACTGGACTTCAGATCTGGCTCGATGGTCAACCGATCGAATCAGCCAAGCGCATCCAGGCAGAAACCTCCGCAGGTCCTCATCAACTTACCATTGCTGTCGACCGTGCTGTTCGCACTTCTCCAATCCTCTTGAGTCCGGTAAACGGTGATGACTTCGCCATCATCGACCTCCCGGCACAGAATTAA
- a CDS encoding YfcE family phosphodiesterase, which yields MRIGIVSDTHGNLENTSLAVEHLRSHEIENVIHCGDIGSASIPSEFTEFQTHFVFGNVDSDVATLRQAINDANGTCHGRFGEVTLGGRKIAFLHGDDAARANQTIESNEYDLVCYGHTHKAESHQEGSTLVLNPGALHRANPHTLAIVDLTDLSVQHLPLRPEPGATK from the coding sequence ATGAGGATTGGAATCGTCAGCGATACTCACGGAAACCTCGAAAACACGTCACTGGCAGTTGAGCATCTTCGATCCCACGAGATTGAAAACGTCATCCATTGCGGTGACATCGGCTCAGCGTCTATCCCGTCAGAATTCACGGAATTTCAAACGCACTTCGTGTTTGGAAATGTTGATTCCGATGTGGCGACGCTTCGTCAGGCAATCAACGACGCCAACGGAACCTGCCACGGTCGCTTCGGGGAAGTCACGCTCGGCGGACGAAAAATTGCCTTCTTACATGGAGACGACGCAGCTCGAGCGAATCAGACGATCGAATCCAACGAGTACGATCTCGTCTGTTACGGACACACGCACAAGGCAGAATCCCATCAGGAAGGATCAACGCTGGTCCTCAATCCCGGGGCTCTCCATCGAGCCAATCCGCACACCTTGGCGATCGTCGACTTGACCGATCTTTCCGTCCAACATCTTCCATTACGACCAGAGCCAGGAGCGACGAAGTAG